A single region of the Plantactinospora soyae genome encodes:
- a CDS encoding S26 family signal peptidase has product MDGDTLLTLIGAATLLGLVGLLIARFLLHVVTVNGDSMTPTYSDGDQLLVLRRGFRPRVRVGTVVVCLPPSGVVITAGDAEAATQLMVKRVAALPDGQVYVLGDAPRHSLDSRSFGALAPELVRGVVIRRLRAAGYGQLPAGGHDLRDRGQPR; this is encoded by the coding sequence GTGGATGGAGACACTCTGTTGACACTGATCGGCGCGGCGACGCTGCTGGGCCTGGTCGGACTGCTGATCGCCCGCTTCCTGCTGCACGTCGTGACGGTCAACGGCGACAGCATGACGCCGACGTACTCCGACGGCGACCAGTTGCTGGTGCTCCGGCGCGGCTTCCGGCCCCGGGTACGGGTCGGCACGGTCGTCGTCTGCCTGCCCCCGTCGGGTGTCGTCATCACCGCCGGGGACGCCGAGGCCGCCACCCAGCTCATGGTGAAACGGGTGGCGGCCCTGCCGGACGGCCAGGTCTACGTCCTCGGTGACGCGCCCCGGCACAGTCTCGACTCGCGATCGTTCGGCGCGCTCGCACCGGAGCTGGTGCGGGGGGTGGTGATCCGTCGGTTGCGGGCGGCCGGGTACGGGCAGCTACCGGCCGGCGGTCACGACCTGCGCGACCGGGGACAGCCGCGGTAG
- a CDS encoding UDP-N-acetylglucosamine--N-acetylmuramyl-(pentapeptide) pyrophosphoryl-undecaprenol N-acetylglucosamine transferase, giving the protein MVIYSAERLRKIRVVVTGGGTGGHTYPALTTIRTLRARLAVAGTEPELLWVGVAQGLEAKVAKQEGIPFKAIVTGKLRRSPNLRELGRNVADAFRIPLGILQAVMIVLRTRPAVVLSTGGYVSVPIGIAAWATRRPLVMHEQTLTVGLANRILARIATRVLLSHESSVEHLPERAKSRAVVTGNPVRPEILAGDRGRALAAYRFDPQLPLVYVTGGAQGAVQVNNLIAEILPDLLPGCQVLHQCGEYSFERMRQLADGLPGHLRERYRVVDYVHEDMPDVLAAADIVVARSGAGTVAELTALGKACIFIPLIPTGGDEQRQTARHLAEAGAARMVAGADATPARLREEIVTLLQYPDRRQQLADAAWQHGRPDAAAAVATALIDAAGRYGS; this is encoded by the coding sequence ATGGTCATCTACAGTGCGGAACGTCTCCGCAAGATCCGCGTAGTCGTCACCGGCGGCGGTACGGGTGGACACACCTATCCGGCGCTGACCACGATCCGTACGCTGCGGGCCCGGCTAGCCGTGGCCGGAACCGAACCGGAACTGCTCTGGGTGGGTGTCGCCCAGGGGCTCGAGGCCAAGGTGGCCAAGCAGGAGGGCATCCCGTTCAAGGCGATCGTCACCGGAAAGTTGCGTCGTTCGCCGAATCTGCGCGAGTTGGGCCGCAACGTCGCCGACGCCTTCCGGATCCCGCTCGGCATCCTCCAGGCGGTCATGATCGTGCTCCGTACCCGGCCCGCCGTGGTGCTCTCCACCGGTGGGTACGTCTCCGTCCCGATCGGGATCGCGGCCTGGGCGACCCGCCGGCCGCTGGTGATGCACGAGCAGACCCTCACCGTCGGGCTGGCGAACCGGATCCTCGCCCGGATCGCGACCCGGGTCCTGCTGAGTCACGAATCCTCGGTCGAGCACCTGCCCGAGCGGGCGAAGAGCCGGGCGGTGGTCACCGGCAACCCGGTCCGACCCGAGATCCTGGCCGGCGACCGTGGCCGGGCGCTGGCCGCCTACCGCTTCGACCCCCAACTGCCGCTGGTGTACGTCACCGGCGGTGCCCAGGGTGCCGTGCAGGTCAACAATCTGATCGCCGAGATCCTGCCCGACCTGCTGCCCGGTTGTCAGGTACTGCACCAGTGCGGCGAGTACTCCTTCGAACGGATGCGGCAGCTCGCCGACGGCCTACCCGGGCACCTGCGGGAGCGGTACCGGGTGGTCGACTACGTACACGAGGACATGCCGGACGTGCTCGCCGCCGCCGACATCGTGGTGGCGCGCAGTGGCGCCGGCACCGTCGCGGAACTCACCGCGCTCGGTAAGGCGTGCATCTTCATCCCGCTGATCCCCACCGGGGGTGACGAGCAGCGGCAGACCGCGCGGCACCTCGCCGAGGCGGGCGCGGCCAGGATGGTCGCCGGCGCCGACGCCACCCCCGCGCGCCTGCGGGAGGAGATCGTGACGCTGCTCCAGTACCCCGACCGGCGCCAGCAACTGGCTGACGCGGCGTGGCAGCACGGCCGCCCCGACGCGGCGGCGGCGGTCGCCACCGCGCTGATCGACGCGGCCGGGCGGTACGGGTCGTGA
- a CDS encoding pyridoxal phosphate-dependent aminotransferase: MSGLVDRAVAYDLAESTCPPLRLGELLSPRVRTRLDELEIGYGTTGGDAELRALIAAGVGVDPAEVLVTAGGSTAMFLLALVLCRPGDHAVLATPCFPPARTVLEALDVDITPVALTFDAGYRLDVDAIAAALTPTTRLVSLASPQNPSGIRFTEQELRVLAERIDVVAPYAVLLVDETYRETGYGDAPVPRSTARLAPRIVTCSSLSKSHGAPGLRIGWLTTTDPALHEELRVAKFNSLVTCSGVDELLAAEVLRQQERILGARRVALTAALETLDRWAVTQADAVEFLRPDGGALCCLRLRADRFDPEAVRRFYAALAQRDTRVAPGSWFGESDQVFRLGFGHLPAAEFETALDRVAQALSAS; the protein is encoded by the coding sequence ATGTCGGGCCTGGTGGACCGGGCGGTCGCCTACGACCTCGCGGAGAGCACCTGTCCGCCGTTGCGGCTGGGGGAACTCCTCTCCCCGCGGGTCCGCACCCGGCTCGACGAGCTGGAGATCGGTTACGGCACCACCGGGGGCGACGCCGAACTGCGCGCGCTCATCGCCGCCGGGGTCGGTGTCGATCCGGCGGAGGTCCTCGTCACCGCCGGTGGCAGCACGGCGATGTTTCTCCTGGCTCTCGTGCTCTGCCGGCCGGGAGATCACGCCGTCCTCGCGACGCCCTGCTTCCCGCCCGCCCGGACCGTCCTCGAGGCCCTCGACGTCGACATCACCCCGGTCGCCCTGACCTTCGACGCCGGTTACCGCCTCGATGTCGACGCCATCGCGGCAGCGCTCACCCCGACCACCCGGCTCGTGTCGCTGGCGTCGCCGCAGAACCCGTCGGGGATCCGCTTCACCGAGCAGGAGCTGCGGGTACTCGCCGAGCGGATCGACGTCGTCGCGCCGTACGCGGTCCTGCTGGTCGACGAGACCTACCGCGAGACCGGCTACGGCGACGCTCCGGTGCCCCGGTCGACGGCCCGGCTCGCGCCCCGCATCGTGACCTGCTCCTCCCTGTCGAAGTCACACGGTGCCCCAGGACTGCGGATCGGCTGGCTGACCACGACCGACCCGGCGCTGCACGAGGAGCTGCGCGTCGCGAAGTTCAACTCGCTGGTTACCTGCTCGGGCGTGGACGAGCTGCTGGCCGCCGAGGTGCTCCGGCAACAGGAGCGCATTCTCGGGGCACGCCGGGTAGCGCTGACGGCCGCGTTGGAGACGCTCGACCGGTGGGCGGTCACCCAGGCGGATGCGGTGGAGTTTCTCCGTCCGGACGGCGGAGCACTCTGCTGCCTGCGGCTGCGTGCCGACCGCTTCGACCCGGAGGCCGTACGTCGTTTCTACGCCGCCCTCGCGCAGCGGGACACCCGGGTCGCCCCGGGATCGTGGTTCGGCGAGTCCGACCAGGTGTTCCGGCTCGGCTTCGGCCACCTACCGGCTGCGGAATTCGAAACCGCCCTCGACCGGGTGGCGCAGGCCCTGTCCGCGTCCTGA
- a CDS encoding tyrosine-protein phosphatase translates to MVIERHLDWAGCLNVRDLGGLPTGDGRTTPWRAVVRADNLDRLTPDGWAALHDYGIRTVIDLREDDERSTSTARPAGIDVLHVPLDDPADTDFWYRCIDDETDGTPLYYRPFLDRKPERCVAAVAAVARAGPGGVVVHCGIGRDRTGLLSLLLLALAGVTPDAIVADYTLSAERLKPYFAEAHAVHGDVVTARLVRRGTTVEEALHSVLAGLDVEAYLRASGLAAEDLHSLRARLAATGPAGTPVVPVGAVPGSPPIPHPRTPAVATDGYDE, encoded by the coding sequence GTGGTGATCGAGCGACATCTCGACTGGGCCGGTTGCCTCAACGTCCGCGACCTCGGTGGGCTGCCGACCGGTGACGGCCGGACGACCCCGTGGCGTGCGGTCGTCCGGGCCGACAACCTCGACCGGCTCACCCCGGACGGCTGGGCCGCCCTGCACGACTACGGCATCCGGACCGTGATCGACCTGCGCGAGGACGACGAGCGTTCGACGTCCACCGCACGCCCCGCCGGAATCGACGTGCTGCACGTGCCGCTCGACGACCCGGCCGACACCGACTTCTGGTACCGCTGCATCGACGACGAGACCGACGGAACGCCTCTCTACTACCGGCCCTTCCTCGACCGCAAGCCGGAACGCTGCGTCGCGGCGGTCGCCGCGGTGGCGCGCGCCGGTCCGGGCGGCGTCGTCGTGCACTGCGGCATCGGCCGGGACCGCACCGGCCTGCTGTCGCTGCTCCTGCTGGCACTCGCCGGCGTGACGCCCGACGCGATCGTCGCCGACTACACGCTCAGCGCCGAACGCCTGAAGCCCTACTTCGCGGAGGCACACGCGGTGCACGGCGACGTGGTCACCGCCCGGTTGGTCCGGCGGGGAACCACGGTCGAGGAGGCACTGCACTCCGTACTCGCGGGTCTGGACGTCGAGGCGTACCTGCGCGCGTCCGGGCTCGCCGCCGAGGACCTCCATTCGCTTCGGGCCCGGTTGGCGGCCACCGGACCGGCGGGGACACCGGTAGTTCCGGTCGGGGCTGTCCCGGGGTCGCCGCCGATCCCGCACCCCCGCACACCGGCTGTTGCGACGGACGGGTACGACGAGTAA
- a CDS encoding amidohydrolase family protein has product MIIDVHGHWGPWFFSMEVGEIATNLALMDRYGIDLTVVSATEAVIYDVAAGNRAMARLLGASDRLLGYLTVNPRRLGDAERDLHELLPTGNFVGVKIHTDYTGSPITSTQTREALAMAAEHDLPALVHTWGSTPLDLAQACADIPGLRAIAGHMGADGWRDAVRAANSVDRLWLEPCFSHTRAGRFAAVASAVDSRRLLFGTDSTLIDPAAAYGAVLAANLPAETAERVAWRNAAELFRLDLS; this is encoded by the coding sequence GTGATCATCGATGTGCACGGCCACTGGGGTCCATGGTTCTTCAGCATGGAGGTCGGCGAGATCGCCACCAACCTCGCGTTGATGGACCGGTACGGCATCGACCTCACCGTCGTGTCGGCCACCGAGGCGGTCATCTACGACGTGGCCGCCGGCAACCGGGCGATGGCCCGGCTGTTGGGGGCCAGCGACCGGCTGCTCGGCTACCTCACGGTGAACCCGCGCCGGCTGGGCGACGCCGAGCGCGACCTGCACGAGCTGCTCCCCACCGGCAACTTCGTCGGGGTGAAGATCCACACTGACTACACCGGTTCACCGATCACCTCGACGCAGACCCGGGAGGCGCTGGCGATGGCCGCCGAGCACGACCTGCCGGCGCTGGTGCACACCTGGGGGTCCACCCCGCTGGACCTCGCCCAGGCCTGCGCCGACATCCCCGGGTTGCGCGCGATCGCCGGGCACATGGGCGCCGACGGCTGGCGGGACGCGGTGCGGGCCGCGAACTCCGTCGACCGGCTCTGGCTGGAGCCGTGCTTCTCACACACCCGGGCCGGCCGGTTCGCGGCGGTCGCGTCGGCGGTGGACTCCCGGCGTCTGCTCTTCGGTACGGACTCGACGCTGATCGACCCGGCGGCCGCGTACGGGGCGGTGCTGGCCGCGAACCTGCCGGCGGAGACGGCCGAGCGGGTCGCCTGGCGCAATGCCGCCGAGTTGTTCCGGCTCGACCTGTCGTAG
- a CDS encoding ABC transporter ATP-binding protein: protein MIGLARTRRAIGTAWRGGPANLVSYVSLTPVIGALPVLIAWLTKLVLDGLVGPPGTAILGVAVALAVAAIAMALVPHLQEYLRTEVGRRAGLLALDELYGGTERLTGLRRLEEPTFQNTIRLAEQAGRDGPSRCVDGLLGLVQAAVLVVGFLGALTVLNPVLAGLVAASGAPALLAEVRLSRRRATMLWEIGPAERREMFYAGLLTNLSAAKEVRLLRLGPVFRRRMLRELTSAGLARRAQSRRELRVQGLLAGSSAVLAGGGLVWAVLAARSGALTVGDVAVFIAALAGVQSGLAAMVGQIASVHQAMLLLEHYEQVVDCAPDLPQPDRPLPVPALRDGIELRDVWFRYGPEHPWVLRGVNLRIPSGQSVALVGHNGAGKTTLVKLLCRFYDPTRGAVLWDGVDIRELALGELRARVGAVFQDYMTYDLTAAENIWLGDVPVDGPDDVRAEDAGRIEDAARRAGIHETLRDLPRGYGTMLSRTFELDGDPEDNGVLLSGGQWQRVAIARAVLPPARDVLILDEPSAGLDAEAERDIHLRLRAYRAGRTSVLISHRLGTLRDADLIVVLRGGQVAESGRHAELMAAGGVYADLFGMQAEGYLPLGTSTSTSVG, encoded by the coding sequence ATGATCGGACTGGCCCGTACGAGACGGGCGATCGGTACGGCCTGGCGGGGCGGCCCGGCCAACCTGGTGTCGTACGTCTCGCTGACGCCTGTCATCGGTGCCCTTCCGGTGCTGATCGCCTGGCTCACCAAGCTCGTCCTCGACGGTCTGGTCGGTCCACCCGGCACCGCGATCCTCGGGGTGGCCGTGGCCCTCGCGGTCGCCGCCATCGCGATGGCCCTCGTGCCGCATCTACAGGAGTACCTGCGGACGGAGGTCGGCCGCCGGGCCGGACTTCTCGCCCTGGACGAGTTGTACGGCGGAACGGAGCGGCTGACCGGGTTACGCCGGCTGGAGGAGCCGACGTTCCAGAACACCATACGACTGGCCGAACAGGCCGGGCGGGACGGACCCAGCCGGTGTGTGGACGGGCTGCTCGGCCTGGTCCAGGCGGCGGTGCTGGTGGTCGGGTTCCTCGGCGCCCTGACCGTGCTCAACCCGGTGCTGGCCGGACTCGTCGCGGCGAGCGGTGCGCCGGCACTGCTCGCGGAGGTCCGGTTGAGCCGGCGGCGGGCCACGATGCTGTGGGAGATCGGCCCCGCCGAGCGGCGGGAGATGTTCTACGCGGGCCTGTTGACGAACCTCTCCGCCGCCAAGGAGGTCCGGCTGCTGCGGCTGGGTCCGGTGTTCCGCCGTCGGATGCTCCGCGAGCTGACCTCGGCCGGTCTCGCCCGACGGGCGCAGAGCCGCCGGGAACTGCGGGTGCAGGGCCTCCTCGCCGGATCCAGCGCAGTGCTCGCCGGCGGCGGCCTGGTCTGGGCCGTGCTCGCCGCCCGGTCCGGCGCGCTGACCGTCGGGGACGTCGCCGTCTTCATCGCCGCCCTGGCCGGCGTGCAGAGCGGGCTCGCCGCCATGGTCGGGCAGATCGCGTCCGTGCACCAGGCGATGCTGCTGCTGGAACACTACGAACAGGTCGTCGACTGCGCGCCGGACCTGCCGCAACCCGATCGGCCGCTGCCGGTGCCGGCCCTGCGGGACGGCATCGAGCTGCGCGACGTCTGGTTCCGCTACGGTCCGGAGCATCCGTGGGTGCTGCGCGGGGTGAACCTGCGTATCCCGAGTGGACAGTCGGTGGCGCTGGTCGGCCACAACGGCGCCGGCAAGACCACCCTGGTCAAGCTGCTCTGCCGGTTCTACGACCCGACCCGGGGCGCCGTCCTCTGGGACGGCGTGGACATCCGGGAACTCGCACTCGGTGAACTGCGGGCCCGCGTCGGGGCCGTCTTCCAGGACTACATGACCTATGACCTGACGGCCGCGGAGAACATCTGGCTCGGCGACGTACCGGTCGACGGGCCCGACGACGTCCGGGCCGAGGACGCGGGCAGGATCGAGGACGCCGCCCGGCGCGCCGGCATCCACGAGACGCTCCGCGACCTACCGAGGGGGTACGGCACCATGCTGTCCCGGACGTTCGAACTCGACGGCGATCCCGAGGACAACGGGGTACTGCTCTCCGGAGGACAGTGGCAGCGGGTGGCGATCGCCCGGGCGGTGCTGCCCCCGGCGCGGGACGTACTCATCCTCGACGAGCCGAGTGCCGGCCTCGACGCCGAGGCGGAGCGGGACATCCACCTGCGGCTCCGGGCGTACCGGGCCGGGCGGACGAGCGTACTGATCTCGCACCGGCTGGGCACGCTGCGGGACGCGGACCTGATCGTCGTACTACGGGGCGGGCAGGTCGCCGAGTCCGGCCGGCACGCCGAGCTGATGGCCGCCGGCGGGGTCTACGCCGATCTGTTCGGCATGCAGGCCGAGGGGTACCTGCCGCTGGGCACGTCGACGTCGACCTCGGTCGGCTGA
- a CDS encoding AfsR/SARP family transcriptional regulator: MSLRYQLLGPLRIDDGRRSVPIGPQKPRVMLAMLLLSTNERVSLDRLVTELWERPPRSAVANLRTYASGLRRLLGDLDGTPDGGKRLLTNASGYLLRIDPEELDVHHFRVGGERGRSALADGDFGTAISRFRAALRLWRGRPAEDVRPGPDLAARLTLLDEQYLTIVEDLMEARLAVGEHGAVPAELRLLIAAHPFRERLRRQLMLALYRCGDAPAALRVYTETRATFADQLGLEPGAELSRLHVAILRRAPELSPPQPPSRTDVVGVPAPVGVVVAAPDGVAAPAGVPAARGPRREPAEPPRQLPAEPVAFVGRTQELATIARLQEAAATARPQPRTIVLHGPGGIGKTTLAVRVAHLLADRFPDGQLYLELHGGGGGLPRVDPLHALGRLLRALGLPAAAVPTELTEAAALFRSVTATRRLLVVLDGAAGVQQVRSLLPAGAGCLVIVTCRRPMSTLWAARLRLGQLSVAEGVELLDLLAGDDRAVADPVAAARLVALCDGHPLALRIAGARLAARPDWPLAVLSDRLDNERVRLDELRADDLAIRSSFGETYRELSDGPNPDDRAAAAAFRLMALLRIPEIPSPLAAVLIGTSQRRALTLLDRLAETHLLEAVEPTRFRFHGLLRLYAEELAEETDPAADRRSAVRRALTAYLTTAIRAGQLLRPHRSDRPVDPPVLAQLQTIDDALPWLERELLGLLAAVGQAFDAGPELARLCVQLMPPVAGWLQKGGRWAEADTLVAVAEKAASIVDDPAEQARVRIMRATLHWHAGRPEQARAELESVLRTWRRLGDREGEGRALQALGWFHHRTGDLSGAAALIGAAVEILAEGYPGWLAVALHNLAEVEFERCDYQAARRHLDRSLTMRREQDDPAGEAITLVALGRTYSQLGRHSEGLAALTAGLRLCRRTGNREDEWEALLSRSEVHLRLGDAQRAQPDVEEALALVREIGDSYGEAAAVRQRGRVLGRLGWDARARECGVLAQGLLDHLPRRRDGVLETFLVRPGQPTEVDVDVPSGRYPSACMPNRSA, from the coding sequence GTGAGTCTCCGGTACCAACTGCTCGGACCACTCCGGATCGACGACGGCCGGCGCAGTGTGCCGATCGGACCGCAGAAGCCGCGCGTGATGCTGGCCATGCTGCTGCTGTCGACCAACGAGCGGGTCTCGCTGGACCGGCTCGTCACCGAACTGTGGGAGCGGCCACCCCGCTCGGCGGTGGCCAACCTCCGCACCTACGCCAGTGGGCTGCGTCGACTGCTCGGCGACCTGGACGGTACGCCGGACGGCGGTAAGCGGCTGCTCACCAACGCCTCCGGCTACCTGCTGCGGATCGACCCCGAGGAACTGGACGTGCACCACTTCAGGGTCGGTGGCGAGCGGGGTCGGTCGGCGCTGGCCGACGGCGACTTCGGCACCGCCATCAGCCGGTTCCGTGCGGCGCTCCGGCTGTGGCGTGGCCGGCCGGCCGAGGACGTACGCCCCGGTCCCGACCTCGCGGCCCGGCTCACCCTGCTCGACGAGCAGTACCTGACGATCGTCGAGGATCTGATGGAGGCACGACTGGCGGTCGGCGAGCACGGCGCCGTGCCGGCCGAGCTGCGGCTGTTGATCGCCGCCCATCCCTTCCGGGAGCGGCTGCGCCGCCAGCTCATGTTGGCGCTGTACCGCTGCGGTGACGCCCCGGCGGCACTGCGGGTCTACACCGAGACCAGGGCGACCTTCGCCGACCAACTGGGACTCGAACCCGGTGCCGAGCTGTCCCGGCTGCACGTGGCGATCCTGCGCCGGGCCCCGGAACTGTCCCCACCGCAGCCGCCGTCCCGGACCGACGTCGTCGGCGTACCTGCCCCGGTCGGCGTGGTCGTGGCCGCGCCGGACGGTGTGGCCGCTCCGGCTGGCGTACCGGCTGCTCGTGGGCCGCGCCGGGAACCGGCGGAGCCGCCCCGCCAGCTGCCGGCCGAACCGGTCGCGTTCGTCGGGCGTACCCAGGAACTGGCGACGATCGCGCGCCTGCAGGAGGCCGCCGCCACCGCGCGGCCCCAACCGCGCACGATCGTGCTGCACGGGCCGGGTGGCATCGGCAAGACGACCCTGGCGGTACGGGTGGCGCACCTGCTCGCCGACCGATTCCCCGACGGTCAGCTCTACCTCGAACTCCATGGCGGCGGCGGTGGGCTGCCGCGCGTCGACCCGTTGCACGCGCTCGGCCGGCTGCTGCGCGCGCTCGGCCTGCCGGCGGCGGCCGTGCCGACGGAGCTGACCGAGGCGGCGGCGCTGTTCCGCTCGGTGACGGCGACGCGGCGGCTGCTCGTCGTCCTGGACGGTGCAGCCGGCGTGCAGCAGGTCCGCTCACTGCTGCCGGCCGGCGCCGGTTGCCTGGTCATCGTCACCTGTCGGCGGCCGATGAGCACGCTCTGGGCCGCCCGGCTCCGGCTGGGGCAGCTCAGCGTCGCGGAGGGGGTCGAACTGCTCGACCTGCTCGCCGGCGACGACCGCGCGGTGGCGGATCCCGTCGCCGCCGCCCGGCTGGTCGCGCTCTGCGACGGCCATCCGCTCGCCCTGCGGATCGCCGGAGCCCGGTTGGCGGCCCGGCCGGACTGGCCGCTGGCCGTACTCTCCGACCGGCTCGACAACGAGCGGGTACGCCTCGACGAACTTCGCGCCGACGACCTGGCGATCCGGTCCAGTTTCGGGGAGACGTACCGCGAACTCAGCGACGGTCCGAACCCGGACGACCGGGCCGCCGCGGCGGCGTTCCGGCTGATGGCTCTGCTGCGGATTCCGGAGATCCCGTCCCCGCTCGCGGCGGTCCTGATCGGCACCTCGCAGCGGCGTGCGCTGACCCTGCTCGACCGACTCGCCGAGACGCACCTGCTGGAGGCGGTCGAACCGACCCGGTTCCGGTTCCACGGCCTGCTCCGGCTCTACGCCGAGGAACTGGCCGAGGAGACCGACCCGGCGGCGGACCGGCGCTCCGCGGTGCGGCGGGCGCTCACCGCGTACCTGACGACCGCCATCCGGGCTGGACAACTGCTGCGTCCGCACCGGTCCGACCGGCCCGTCGACCCGCCGGTCCTGGCCCAGTTGCAGACCATCGACGACGCGCTGCCCTGGCTGGAGCGGGAGCTTCTCGGCCTCTTGGCGGCGGTCGGACAGGCGTTCGACGCGGGCCCGGAACTCGCCCGGCTCTGCGTGCAACTGATGCCGCCGGTGGCCGGCTGGCTCCAGAAGGGCGGCCGGTGGGCCGAGGCCGACACGCTGGTCGCGGTCGCCGAGAAGGCGGCGTCGATCGTCGACGATCCGGCCGAACAGGCCCGGGTACGCATCATGCGCGCCACCCTGCACTGGCATGCCGGCCGGCCGGAGCAGGCCCGTGCGGAGCTGGAGTCGGTGCTGCGGACGTGGCGCCGGTTGGGTGACCGGGAGGGAGAGGGGCGCGCCCTGCAGGCCCTCGGGTGGTTCCACCACCGGACCGGCGACCTGTCGGGGGCGGCCGCGCTGATCGGCGCGGCGGTCGAGATCCTCGCCGAGGGCTACCCGGGGTGGCTGGCGGTCGCACTGCACAACCTGGCCGAGGTCGAGTTCGAACGGTGCGACTACCAGGCCGCCCGGCGGCACCTGGACCGGAGCCTGACCATGCGCCGCGAGCAGGACGATCCGGCCGGCGAGGCGATCACCCTGGTGGCGTTGGGCCGGACCTACAGCCAGCTCGGCCGGCACAGCGAGGGGCTGGCGGCGTTGACGGCGGGGCTACGGCTGTGCCGGCGGACCGGCAACCGGGAGGACGAGTGGGAGGCGTTGCTGAGCCGCTCCGAGGTGCACCTGCGGCTCGGCGACGCCCAGCGGGCCCAGCCCGACGTCGAGGAGGCGCTGGCCCTGGTACGCGAGATCGGCGACAGCTACGGCGAGGCGGCGGCGGTACGTCAGCGCGGCCGGGTCCTCGGCCGGCTCGGTTGGGACGCGCGGGCGCGCGAGTGCGGGGTGCTCGCCCAGGGCCTGCTCGACCACCTGCCCCGGCGCCGCGACGGAGTGCTGGAGACCTTTCTCGTCCGCCCTGGTCAGCCGACCGAGGTCGACGTCGACGTGCCCAGCGGCAGGTACCCCTCGGCCTGCATGCCGAACAGATCGGCGTAG
- a CDS encoding TlpA family protein disulfide reductase, whose protein sequence is MRIVVAALVLLTALTLLNLLLTFGVIRRLRQSPMAAGGPPHTLAVGAPVPEFTAPDAEGGTVTAAALRDGGGLVMFLAPDCSGCQEQLPAVREKLAEAADGALRIVVVLTRLRPSAEPDATAVAALEAALGIAPEQVILVREELDGPVQSAFRVAAFPAFYLFDDTGRVVHAGNGAADLPRLSPVAQVVTAGR, encoded by the coding sequence GTGCGCATAGTCGTCGCCGCCCTCGTCCTACTCACCGCACTCACCCTGCTGAACCTGCTACTTACCTTCGGCGTCATCCGGCGGTTGCGGCAGTCCCCGATGGCGGCCGGCGGCCCGCCGCACACTCTTGCCGTCGGCGCCCCGGTACCGGAGTTCACCGCCCCGGACGCCGAGGGCGGCACCGTGACGGCCGCCGCGCTGCGCGACGGGGGTGGTCTGGTGATGTTCCTCGCCCCGGACTGTTCCGGCTGCCAGGAGCAGTTGCCGGCGGTCCGGGAGAAGCTCGCCGAAGCGGCCGACGGTGCACTCCGGATCGTCGTGGTGCTCACCCGGCTGCGGCCGTCGGCCGAGCCCGACGCCACGGCCGTCGCGGCGCTCGAAGCGGCGCTGGGCATCGCGCCCGAGCAGGTCATCCTCGTCCGCGAGGAACTCGACGGCCCGGTGCAGTCGGCGTTCCGGGTCGCCGCCTTCCCCGCCTTCTACCTCTTCGACGACACCGGCCGGGTGGTCCACGCCGGCAACGGCGCCGCCGACCTACCGCGGCTGTCCCCGGTCGCGCAGGTCGTGACCGCCGGCCGGTAG
- a CDS encoding acetyltransferase, whose protein sequence is MAHLVIRPLVAGEENLFESMPDPLPQLRQVGYADGIAGGGYRPENTWVALRSDRVVGRAAWLLPPGSAGAPWLERFDLAAEPEVGAALLRAAHEAFGGPLPYHASMPAHWRRRPEVLAVVEAPMAAARIVGLVERAERVRCSWTGTPLPATSGRYTFRPAADASEINALVARIAEPDVLTGVEIARAVAGVDLATDPLAWLGGPAGNWRVALDAGEPVGLAGTAGDACYPLLVYLGLLDQAVRGELLADAVRLLADEGALEVIADVDAHRVRVLAELERTGFRQLRCRIVFDPAEGPESDPAAGAEEA, encoded by the coding sequence ATGGCCCATCTGGTCATCCGCCCGCTCGTCGCGGGCGAGGAAAATCTGTTCGAGTCCATGCCCGATCCGCTGCCCCAACTGCGCCAGGTCGGTTACGCCGACGGGATCGCCGGTGGCGGCTACCGACCCGAGAACACCTGGGTCGCCCTCCGGTCCGACCGGGTGGTCGGCCGGGCGGCCTGGCTCCTTCCGCCCGGTTCCGCCGGCGCACCCTGGCTGGAGAGGTTCGACCTGGCCGCCGAGCCCGAGGTGGGTGCCGCACTGCTGCGCGCCGCACACGAGGCCTTCGGCGGTCCCCTGCCGTACCACGCCTCGATGCCGGCGCACTGGCGGCGCCGGCCGGAGGTGCTGGCCGTGGTCGAGGCGCCGATGGCGGCGGCCCGGATCGTCGGACTGGTCGAGCGGGCCGAACGGGTCCGCTGCTCCTGGACGGGCACGCCACTGCCGGCGACCTCCGGGCGGTACACCTTCCGCCCGGCCGCCGACGCATCGGAGATCAACGCCCTGGTCGCCCGGATCGCCGAGCCGGACGTGCTGACCGGAGTGGAGATCGCGCGAGCGGTGGCCGGGGTCGACCTGGCAACCGATCCGTTGGCCTGGCTGGGCGGCCCGGCCGGGAACTGGCGCGTCGCGCTGGACGCCGGGGAGCCGGTCGGCCTGGCCGGTACGGCAGGGGACGCCTGTTATCCGCTCCTGGTCTACCTCGGCCTGCTCGACCAGGCCGTTCGGGGTGAGCTGTTGGCCGACGCGGTCCGGTTGCTGGCCGACGAGGGCGCCCTGGAGGTTATCGCCGACGTGGACGCCCATCGGGTGAGGGTGCTGGCGGAACTGGAACGGACCGGGTTCCGGCAGTTGCGGTGCCGGATCGTCTTCGATCCCGCCGAGGGTCCGGAGTCCGACCCGGCCGCAGGGGCCGAAGAGGCGTAG